In Micropterus dolomieu isolate WLL.071019.BEF.003 ecotype Adirondacks linkage group LG09, ASM2129224v1, whole genome shotgun sequence, the DNA window AGTTGTAAAAAGTAGTGAAGTAAtcaaaactcatttaaaatttcACTGTTAGCATAAACcttgtattttcagtttttgcgGTGGTTAATGTTTTCAgatcaataaaggaaaaaggcaacaaaagaaataatgaagTGAAGGAAATCATGTGTTAAAATAAGGTATTAGTGATTGTATGAGCTTATCTGATGTTGAATGTAACATTTGAATCTGCAATTATGTTAAGTGTACCAAGTTACTTTCCACTATCTAACACAATGATTTGTCCCCAGGATTCTTGTCTGTGGGCTCCAACACCCAGAGCTGCCTTGTATCCACTGGCTGCAACGtgaccaccaccagcagcctgctggGTGTCCCCGTGACCCAAACCAGCTGCTGTTCCACAAACCAACGCAACCCCACTCAGGTCAGTGGCGCTCCATCCACCAAGATGACCCTGACAGCTGCCACTGGTGTATCCGTCCTGGCCTCCATGTTGGGAAGCATACTGTGATATGCAAATTACAATAAGCAGGTAGCTGCTCCAACTGCTCTTGAAATCCATTTATAGTTTTGACACGTGCTGACAACAAAAGTTGTCAGTTGTCAAAAGTACAAAAATTGATTGAtttgaaaataaagacaaacattgaaaaatgtgtgttgcCTCTGCTACTTTCTCTTCTTTTAACATCAGCCATCCATCAATCCATTAGCTAAAATCGCTCATCCTTTAGAGTGTCGCTCCTGAGTGAATGCAAGCCCTCGCATCTGCCGTTTGCAACGTTAATAAAAATTCACACCACCCTACTAGACCTCACTCCACTGACACACAGCTAGAAGAAGTTACATAATAGTATAGACAACACACCACCGTGCATATAATCTGAGTGAAAACAGTGGGATCTGCATTTGTATTTATTACTTACATTACCTAACATCCAACATCATAGAAGTACTATACATTATTGTACTGCACTGTACAATCTGAGCAAAGGAAAGATATGTACTTACTACTTACTTTTCTCAATTTACGTTGTTACGTTAGAGTAGAAGAATCAAATGTGGTACTTGGCCACAGTTTTAGAAGATTCCCATCGAGGGAGGATCCAGTTTTTCAAAAGTACAACCATATTTTACTgtcaagataaaataaaaatagatttgcttttaaaatgtatgttagCTTCATTGTACTTGCTTGTTGTGCCCTCTTGGATCTGGGGATCATATATTCCCTAAAATTCAGcttgataaaacacaaaaatgtatttcagagGTATTTTCACGGTCATTGTGTAGCCTACTCATCCACGTTTATTACCAAACATCTCATGTAACCTATCATTCCTTTTAGAGACACAGGATGGGAAAATTTATTAATTCAGTGTTTCTATGGAATTATCTTTGAACTAGAGGGTCTTGTAGCTGAAGATGCAGTGTGAAGATTCATCTTGGAAACTCAGGAATTTTCTGCTTTACCAGCTAAGACTGGTACTGCTACAGCCATTTTACTAACATCACAAAGATAAAATGACcacagaagagaggagagaaggtgGTTTTAAAGGTTGGTATAGAACATGAAATCACTGAGTGTGATGGTGGATCTTGAACTTCAACTTTGAATCTGTCGAGGAATCAAACAATGGAAATTAGGAGCAAGTCAAGTGTGTAACTCACTGTTACGGCACAAGTGTTCTATGTCATTCTCCTCAGTTTAGCAATGTAAAGCCCTGGCTGTGCTCTTGCACCCTTGTCCAATGAAAGAACTCAGTGGGAAGGATTGATTGATTATCTATTTAATCAATCACATCATTGCGTTCTCACCCACCTGTTTCTGTAACAGCAACGAGGCAAGCATGCAACTAGCTGCTGTGGACACTGTTGAGACAAAGAGAAGCACTCATTCACATTATTTCCTAAGTCCACAGAAGTGCTGAGTAACATTAAAACTACATCCATTAAAAACAGGAAGAGACCCAGGCTGTTGGCTCATTTTTACACACCTGCTTTGTGATCTGTGGCACCTATTGAAGAAAAACATGCACGCATTATACCAATTATTTCTGTAACACAAGTACTAGTCTCAATGTAGCAACTAAGCCATGGTAATTTTTTCAGCAAATGGTGCTAAACTAGCAACAGGGACATGGACACAGAAAAGTTTAAGTcacatcaacactgaaaatactcGCTTACCTTGAATACACAACGAAGTTGCACTGAAGAAGCACAGGCCAAGAGCACGAAGCGACGATTATTTCAAACAACTGTTGCGGGGtggttgctatacattcatgccaataaagctaatttgaatttaaatttgagagagagaaagctaaCCCTATAACCCAGAACATGGGTTACTCTTCGAAAAATAACCCAGAAACCCAAACAACCCAGGAATTGGGTCAAAATATTAGCCCTATAACTCAGAAAATGGTTACtctctgaaaaaataacccATAATTTTAACCCAACACAACTAACCCAGAAAATGGGTTGAAGAAATAACCCAGGAGTTTTTAGTGTGTATGTCTCACCTGCTAGTACCTTTCCAAATGATAAGCTGATAATACGTATCAGGCTTAAAACAGCCTCTATGCTTGACTCAAACTGATAACTCATacagttaaaacacaaaataaaacactagctAGCTTGTCTCATTTGAGGTCTGAATAGTAAAGTCATCAAATTCAGTGTCCCATATCACTATTTTCCAATCTAAACTATCCAGGATGTGTGCACCGTGTGCACATGTAGCCACAACAACCAGTCAAAATATAGTTAAAGGTAACTATGTATACTGCACTTTTGTTGCATAAACCTTTTACGGGCTTATCCCTACACCACAAATTGAGAAGAGTTAAATATTTGGTGTTTGTGAAATTTGAGTAACAGCAGAGTTAATTGTGCTCTGGATAAAGTCAAATCGTTGGTGTCAAAGTGTAATTGTATCAGTATTAActctcttcttttgtttttttttatttattttaactctaAACTTCTTACTCTTAACTCTGATCCTTGCTTATACTTGTGTGAAGTGTCCATGTCACCCCGCCATTATCTTCAAAGTtcaaattgcaaaaaaacaaagggaGTTAGATGTCTCAAATGCATTTTGAATGTTAAAAATCTTTTCAGCCACTGTGAAGATATCAATATCTAAAGTCAGGAAAACCTTGAAAACCACTGAAAAGCTAAACATATGCCATAATAACCTTAAAGTGTGAGCTATTCCTCACCAGATCTGTGCTAAACTTCCCACCACCACCCTCCAGTATTTTGCTAATCCAGGGCACTGACAGATAGCTAATTATGCACTTTGTGCTAGCCGGGAGGTTTTCCACCAATGATGATATTTGCAGTaaaggcacaaaaacaacttttcatGTGGATCCTCAAAagttttcagtcattttgttttctacaCCCCTCATGCATGCATATTTCATTGATGACATTGCTCAGAAACCCATCTATAAACAGATAAAGTTAGCTAAAGTGAGTAATGATTAAACAGTAGAAATAGTTATTAAAAGCAATGGATAAAACAGGTAGCCAAAAGTAAAAGATACAGCTGAAATAAGTCGAAAAGTAATGGAAACTGTAAGAAACCGTGAGCTAAAATGTATGGCTAAACAGCTACAGTAGTAAGTTAAAAGTAAGAAAAAGTTGAAATAGCTAATCTTGAAAGTAAGCAATAGATGAAATAGCTCTTGTTACACAGTACAAACTTCaccaatgaaaataaacaatgatgACATGATGGATGATGCGGATGACTTTAGCTCATCTGATAGGGCTGTGGGGGTACGTTAGACAAACAGGGTTGGGAGCCACTTTCCTACTGTGAAGGACTGTACTGTAATACTTTCAATTCTTGTTGCAGGAATGTGTCACCCCTTACAAACTTCCTTATCACTACTGTTGATAATACTGTGTAATACTGTGCGTATTGCTGATAAAACTCCCCACTATATAAAGACGTTGACCAAGTCATTGTTCCTCAAACTTTAATTCCACAGCTTCTGTAACagtaagattaaaaaaacagaggTATTTTCACCTGAAGGCAGAACTAAGAACATCACGATGAACAAATTTCTGTGGAGCTGTGCAGCACTATTGACTCTGTTTGTTACAGGTAGgacatttttactgtattttgtaGATGGATAGCAAAACCTTTAACTTTTAGAGTCCCCTTTGTCTCAAATAAGGATCATTAAGATTTTGAGCTTGTGAAATCATGGTAAGAAACGATTTCAATGCCTCTGGTTTGATAAAATAGTTATTTAGGCGTACAGGctttacaattatttatttttaaattatcatTTCTATTTCACAAACTCAAAATCTTCTTGACCCTTATTTGAGCCCATACACAGTGACAAGgtaatgaaaatgtttctgcGTGTATGTCAGAGTAGGACTGTGCTGTAATttagttaatttaatttaaaattgtgttatgtcatttgatgtgttgtttgtaATCTAAAAAATAATGCAGTGCAGGACATATGAATTCAAAGCAGGATGTATGAAATGCCACACCTTTATTTGAGGCACATATACCATCTGCCGTGGTTATAAAGGGTCAGTTTGccaataaattacaaaatatcaaaatcttTTGTTACATACTTCTAGTTGTATTTGGaaaatagttttggttttattttaacagcctTTGATaaaacacactgcacacacactttttatggTGTATATGGAAAGACAAGTTTCTGTCGAATGTAATTTTTCAATGCTTGAGTACCACAAAACAAATTCCATGTGTTAGGATGGAGGCAAATAAAGCAAAGGAAACTATAGCTATCCGTATGTAGCTTAAAAATTGGTGTGCTGTCTCGTATAGCTTGGTACAAAGTCATATCCTGCATTGAATTATGCTTTATTTGCAGTCGGTGTTCACCTTGAGGTGTTATGAATCAAGCTCTTAGTGTGTACTTTGTGATTACAGCAGGCACTTGTTTGATAAAGGTGGAACTAAATGGATTGATATGTGTTGCCActgttttcactttgtttccTTCAGTATGTGACAAGTGATTGACACTGATATCCAAACGTGTTATTCTTTACTATTTCCTATTTGCTTGTTGTCTCCTCTCCCACAGTTGAGTCCCTCACCTGTAACACCTGTAGTCTGAACATCCTCGGCTACTGCTTCGAAGATGCTCCTGTAAATTGCACCAAAAATCAGACCATGTGCTACAGTGGAGTTGCCAGTAAGATGAAGAGCAGAATGACTGATCAGTCATTTTTGCATGATtacaaaaatgcatttaattttcaaattttttactCTCTGAATTGGCCTGCTGGGTTTGGCACATTTGTATTTAAAGATAATATGTGTTATCTTTTACACTGCCACTGAACCAGGGTTGCTGTACtctaaacacaataataaaacataaaataccaGGCAAGAATTTGATCTGATTaagattatttaaatatatatttaacatcaCCATCATGTATCAGTaacttaaagggatagtttgggATTTTTTAAGTGGAGCAGTACAATACTTGAAAAATCTAGTTCAAGCATGTAATTTATGTATAATTATTTATCAGGATTTTGAATACCTGACAGGGCCACAAACCTAAATTTACACCCCAAAGACTAGCTTTTTGACTAGCTAGGTTTTTGATTATTTCTACCCtcttttaataattaatttaacttttccattatattttttgtGAATTTCATCTCCATAAATGCTGACAGGTTAGCGATAAACTGATTGACGCAAGTATCTCAAATTAGGTTCAAGTTTCCATCGGGAATGGCCAAACATCCAGAATACTTTTGGCCacatgtgttttttgaacatttcaCACttgaaatattatataattacatGTGGTTTTGcataaatatattacatttagctaaatttgtaattttatgtaatatatctaatatataataaacaatcaaacataAACGTATTTAgtacaaaaatatcaaaatcagcTGTCCAAACTCTTCTTCAAGTCATTAAAACACCTAAATTCCCAGACACAATACTGAGAACATAACTTCTGTGTCTACAGCTACAGCCCTGCTTTATGACTGTTATCGGCtccagtcatttaaaaaaaagaatcacaTTAAAGTTTCTGTGTCTCATCTTTGCTCTCTGCAGAGTTTAGTGCCGACCTGCCGGACATCTATTCACGAGACTGCATAGAACCATCCGCCTGCAAAAACGACACAGGCTCCATCCTGAATGTTAAATACACCATCACCAGAAAGTGCTGCCACACTGACCTGTGCAACAGAGCTACTGCCATCCAGCTGCCTCTGACTGCAGCTCTGGGTGCTGCTCTGGTGGCAGTTTGGAGCCAGTGGGGCctttaagaaagaaagaggagttGCTGCGCATAATTTAAAAATTCAATCACGTTTGTGTCCTTTATTTTcttgaaaatgctttaaataaCACTTTAAGTATGTCAGTGTCCCTCTGATGTATAATTGAACTGGCTACTTAATGGTCAAGTTTGGAGTCTTTACAGCACCATGTGAGTTACTGTAGGACTCCATTTACTGTACAAGTAGTGTGTACCTGTAAATACTACATCAGGACTGAATATCCATGATTTGCTATGtaattcttttatattttacccattattattatatgtaataATGTATTTCAAAACCTTCCCAGACATGCATGAGTCCATTATAGGCTAGATTTTGTTGGGAATTACATTGATTAAGTGCTAAAGGGCAGCTATATCCTAATACTGATTATTGCaccaataaatcaataaaatgtgtgttttatttgaaacaaCGACCTACTAAATAATTCACACTAAATGATATACTAACATAATTTGTAGGAGGTTGAGGTATGACTAAAGGCTgaaggcaaaaaacaaaactttaaatttgttgttatttttacttCGGTTTTTGACTTGTGGACTTGacttgttaattagtgagctttagagggtGGATTGTGTTACATTTTCCAGatccaggctagctgttttcccctgtttccagtctttatgctaagctaagctaatcggcTTTATTACTGGACAggcatgagagtggtatcaaccttctcatctaactctcagaaTAGTCACATTTCCAAACTGTTCTCTTAAAAACCATGATTTGTAGCTGGTCTGTTAGATGCAAATAATGTTTTGAGGGCTTTTTCATTAAACTTACAGCTTAAATTTAAATCTGAAATCTCATTTCTATTGTCTGTTTCAATTTCTGTTCTATAAGTGGGCCATTGAATTCCGATTATTTGATCTTACATTTCTGAAGGTGATCATATGCCATTCTTTTTTAGCTCCAGACCATAAACATAAAGAGTGTCTCATCATTGCTTTAACAAAGAATCCAAATATTTGTTGAGGAATTGCTTTATTATTGAAGCTTTGTTCTccaaagcttttaaaaatagTTGACAATAAGCCATGGGTTCACAATGGTTTAAATGCAAGCGCAAATAAATatgtacacacgcacacacacaaagtcatctatcatctctttttctctgtttgttttaatagAATTCACTCTTGTCAAAAaaacctgtttttgttttttcaaaa includes these proteins:
- the LOC123976895 gene encoding protein Bouncer-like, encoding MNKFLWSCAALLTLFVTVESLTCNTCSLNILGYCFEDAPVNCTKNQTMCYSGVAKFSADLPDIYSRDCIEPSACKNDTGSILNVKYTITRKCCHTDLCNRATAIQLPLTAALGAALVAVWSQWGL